Proteins encoded in a region of the Vitis riparia cultivar Riparia Gloire de Montpellier isolate 1030 chromosome 7, EGFV_Vit.rip_1.0, whole genome shotgun sequence genome:
- the LOC117918692 gene encoding calreticulin-like: MATSPNLIVAIVFAFLTVASSHVYFEERFEDGWEDRWVVSDWKKDANLAGQWNYTSGKWSGDPNDKGIQTSEDYKFYAISAEFPEFSNKDKTLVFQFSVKHEQKLDCGGGYMKLLSGEVDQKKFGGDTPYSIMFGPDICGYSTKKVHAIFSYQGSNHLIKKDVPCETDQLTHVYTFVLRPDATYSILIDNVEKQSGSLYSDWDILPPKQIKDAKAKKPEAWDDKEYIPDPEDKKPEGYDDIPKELPDPDAKKPEDWDDEEDGEWTPPTIANPEYKGPWKPKQIKNPSYKGKWKAPMIDNPDFKDDPDFFIYPHLKYVGIELWQVKSGTMFDNILVCDDPDYAKKLAEETWGKHKDAEKTAFEEQEKKRKEEESKDDPDDSDAEEDDDDAEGNESDDESNAETEKDDADDDDEAHDEL; the protein is encoded by the exons ATGGCGACTAGCCCTAATCTCATTGTTGCGATAGTATTCGCTTTCCTCACAGTCGCTTCGTCACACGTCTATTTCGAAGAGCGCTTTGAAG ATGGATGGGAGGATCGATGGGTTGTATCTGATTGGAAGAAGGATGCGAACCTGGCAGGGCAATGGAACTACACTTCCGGGAAATGGAGTGGGGACCCGAATGATAAAG GTATTCAGACTAGTGAAGACTATAAGTTCTATGCAATCTCAGCTGAGTTCCCTGAATTCAGTAACAAGGATAAGACTTTGGTTTTCCAGTTTTCTGTTAAGCACGAACAAAAGCTAGATTGTGGTGGCGGCTACATGAAGTTGCTCAGTGGTGAAGTTgatcaaaagaaatttggtgGTGATACCCCTTATAG TATCATGTTTGGACCTGACATATGCGGATATAGCACCAAAAAAGTTCATGCCATTTTTTCATACCAGGGATCAAATCACTTGATCAAGAAGGATGTGCCTTGTGAGACTGACCAGTTGACTCATGTTTATACTTTTGTTCTCCGACCTGATGCTACCTACAGTATCCTTATCGACAATGTGGAGAAACAATCTGGTAGTCTTTATTCTGATTGGGACATTCTCCCTCCAAAGCAGATCAAGGATGCCAAAGCCAAAAAA CCTGAAGCTTGGGATGATAAAGAGTATATTCCTGACCCTGAAGATAAGAAGCCAGAG GGTTATGATGACATTCCAAAGGAGCTACCTGATCCTGATGCCAAAAAG CCTGAAGATTGGGATGATGAGGAAGATGGTGAATGGACACCTCCAACAATAGCTAACCCTGAGTACAAGGGACCATGGAAGCCCAAG CAAATAAAAAACCCCAGCTACAAGGGAAAATGGAAGGCACCTATGATTGACAACCCAG ATTTCAAGGATGACccagatttttttatttaccccCATTTAAAATATGTAGGCATTGAACTGTGGCAG GTGAAATCTGGGACCATGTTCGACAATATTTTGGTTTGCGATGATCCTGATTATGCAAAGAAGCTTGCTGAAGAAACTTGGGGAAAGCACAAGGAT GCTGAGAAGACGGCATTTGAAGagcaagagaagaaaagaaaagaagag GAATCAAAGGATGACCCAGATGATTCAGAT GCTgaggaggatgatgatgatgcagAAGGCAATGAATCCGATGATGAATCTAATGCAGAGACAGAAAAAGATGatgctgatgatgatgatgaggctCAC GATGAGCTATAG
- the LOC117918209 gene encoding histidine kinase CKI1, which produces MVGSVVEVQWQVVKIRVDDGEGGRWRAASMAAVSDSGQWRMVMAIHGGGRSEAMRVVQWAALAEWRDNGAGSSVEMEAFLVLLLPSVVIPLWYNTIKKIEHDAKLSSQKLHTELLSEIKSTAELVHPMNASAMNLAKVLNASVSGMKLPFSEIKNRVAPMLFQALSITPHVSQISYIGIDGLLFSYYAHGSEIFALYSNSSISVNSSSPNATAYTWYIQRADSDTGKLYGEVITSPPLVVVNASWFQEAMNSTNGYSSLGTEWNSVQDLFLNTAKVDGRGAVSLGFPVKEVTDFLSVIDLHDGSLCLATEDNKVLIEGLPNTQIMVSNDSISFKVVENQDGDQISHVGNVSCKADDRTPKASVLNISNKDYVVYCSQLEIMGVKSVYALAFPYRGLESRVHKSSRSALILHIVMVVIMVILVSMFMFLLVGAARREMYLRAKLIKQMDATQQAERKSMNKSLAFASASHDVRASLAGLTGLIDISKDEVAPGSEIETNLIQMEGCTKDLLGILNSILDTSKIEAGKMQLEEEEFNLEELLEDVVDLYHPVGMKKGIDVVLDPHDGSVAKFSRVKGDRMKLKQVLCNLLSNAVKFTSEGHVSIRAWAKKPSSESSVLASSQKSMLNRLWSFFCKNNEAFKDLEASNKVQKNPNCMEFVFEVDDTGKGVPKEKQKSVFENYVQVKETALGTGGTGLGLGIVQSLVRLMGGDIGIVDKEIGAKGTCFRFNIFLTTCDTVPSDHGKEEDIEAQGHATSNYSYQPLDLRIQTTCNPGLNILTSPRPSPRAEGSHVIILMQSDERRRITQKLFETLGIKVSVLKEWERFLYALKKIRRKASLSHRSSSGISEFSPRSFRSGSFSSNAGPKDMPLSAMDGTDLTLPTPRKTYARGTPRFILILIEATAGPFPELCRAVAEFRKDLQNTCCRAVWLDKPTLRSVNFRDVPEEMISPNDLVMLKPFHGSRLYQVAKLLPEFGGPMLGISAVSQVGKAGPEPSLPSLPTTNRTTPRKSRSRVRLVKEPEIQEVGTSSNQNPLRGKRVLIAEDSVVLCKLATAHVTRLGGTVEACDNGAKAVELVCNGLRNNTKNNASIILPYDYILMDCEMPEMDGYEATKRIREEEQQYGVHIPIIALTAHSNGEEAKRTIEAGMDYHLSKPLKRETLTGAIEYMNSR; this is translated from the exons GCATTTTTAGTACTCCTGCTTCCAAGCGTGGTGATCCCATTATGGTacaatacaattaaaaaaatagagcaTGATGCAAAACTGAGCTCTCAAAAGCTCCACACTGAATTGCTTTCAGAGATTAAAAGCACAGCAGAGCTGGTGCATCCAATGAATGCCTCAGCTATGAATTTGGCAAAGGTTCTAAATGCATCTGTGAGCGGAATGAAGCTTCCATTCTCCGAAATTAAGAACAGG GTGGCGCCCATGTTGTTTCAGGCACTATCCATAACTCCACATGTATCACAAATTTCTTATATTGGAATTGATGGCCTACTCTTCTCCTACTATGCTCATGGAAGCGAAATTTTTGCGCTATattctaattcttcaatttctGTTAATTCAAGTTCCCCGAATGCTACTGCATATACATGGTACATCCAACGGGCAGATAGTGACACAGGAAAGCTGTATGGGGAAGTCATCACTTCCCCTCCGCTGGTAGTGGTTAATGCAAGCTGGTTTCAGGAAGCTATGAATAGTACCAATGGATATTCTTCTTTAGGAACTGAATGGAACAGTGTCCAAGATCTTTTCCTTAACACAGCTAAGGTGGATGGAAGAGGAGCTGTCTCTCTAGGGTTTCCAGTGAAAGAAGTAACTGATTTCTTGTCTGTTATTGATCTTCATGATGGAAGCTTATGCTTGGCTACAGAAGATAATAAAGTGCTCATAGAAGGGCTCCCAAACACACAAATAATGGTTTCTAATGATTCCATTTCTTTCAAAGTAGTAGAGAATCAAGATGGTGATCAAATAAGCCATGTTGGGAACGTCTCGTGTAAGGCCGATGATAGGACACCAAAAGCTTCTGTTTTGAATATTAGCAACAAGGATTATGTAGTTTACTGTTCGCAGCTTGAAATCATGGGAGTGAAATCG GTATATGCATTGGCTTTTCCATACAGGGGACTAGAGAGCCGTGTTCATAAGAGCAGCAGATCAGCACTCATCCTTCATATAGTAATGGTTGTCATTATGGTCATCTTGGTTTCTATGTTCATGTTCTTGCTTGTTGGAGCAGCCAGAAGAGAAATGTACTTACGCGCGAAGCTTATAAAGCAAATGGATGCTACACAGCAAGCTGAAAGGAAGAGTATGAACAAAAGTCTTGCTTTTGCGAGTGCTAGCCATGACGTGCGTGCTTCTCTAGCAGGACTTACCGGTTTGATAGACATATCTAAGGATGAAGTTGCTCCAGGCTCCGAGATAGAGACAAACTTGATACAAATGGAGGGTTGCACGAAGGACCTTTTGG GTATATTGAATTCTATTCTTGATACCAGCAAAATTGAAGCTGGTAAGATGCAACTGGAAGAGGAGGAATTCAACTTGGAAGAGCTTCTTGAAGATGTTGTTGATTTGTATCATCCTGTTGGTATGAAAAAAGGCATAGATGTCGTGTTGGATCCTCACGATGGTTCTGTTGCTAAGTTTTCACGTGTTAAAGGCGACCGCATGAAGCTCAAACAGGTTTTGTGCAACTTGCTAAGTAATGCTGTCAAATTTACCTCTGAGGGACATGTATCCATTCGAGCTTGGGCTAAGAAACCAAGTTCAGAAAGTTCGGTCCTAGCTTCTAGCCAGAAAAGCATGTTGAACCGTTTATGGAGCTTTTTTTGCAAGAATAATGAAGCATTCAAGGACCTGGAAGCCAGCAATAAAGTCCAAAAAAACCCTAATTGTATGGAGTTTGTGTTTGAGGTGGATGATACTGGTAAAGGAGTCCCCAAAGAGAAGCAGAAGTCTGTCTTTGAAAACTATGTTCAGGTCAAAGAAACAGCTCTTGGAACAGGAGGCACTGGCTTAGGCCTTGGTATTGTTCAATCTCTG GTTCGTCTAATGGGCGGAGATATTGGAATTGTTGATAAGGAAATCGGCGCAAAGGGGACTTGCTTCAGGTTCAATATTTTCCTTACAACCTGTGACACTGTTCCATCTGATCATGGAAAGGAAGAGGACATTGAAGCACAAGGGCATGCTACGTCCAATTACTCATATCAACCTCTAGATTTGAGGATTCAAACTACATGCAATCCGGGTTTGAATATTCTTACCTCGCCAAGGCCTAGTCCCAGGGCCGAGGGATCCCATGTGATAATCTTGATGCAAAGTGATGAAAGGAGAAGAATCACGCAAAAGTTATTTGAAACCCTAGGCATAAAAGTATCAGTACTGAAGGAATGGGAGCGGTTTTTGTATGCCCTCAAGAAGATAAGGCGAAAGGCAAGCCTTTCACATCGCAGCTCATCTGGGATATCAGAATTTAGTCCACGAAGCTTTAGATCTGGTTCCTTCAGCTCTAATGCCGGACCTAAGGATATGCCGCTAAGTGCCATGGATGGAACTGATCTAACATTGCCCACCCCAAGAAAGACCTACGCTAGAGGCACGCCGAGGTTCATCTTAATTCTGATTGAAGCCACTGCTGGGCCATTTCCTGAACTTTGCAGGGCTGTGGCTGAATTTAGAAAAGACCTTCAGAATACTTGCTGTCGGGCTGTTTGGTTAGATAAACCAACTCTCCGCAGTGTCAATTTCAGAGACGTCCCCGAGGAGATGATTTCGCCCAATGATCTAGTGATGCTGAAACCTTTTCACGGATCACGGTTGTATCAAGTGGCTAAACTCCTCCCAGAATTTGGTGGCCCAATGCTGGGCATTTCAGCCGTCTCACAGGTTGGAAAAGCAGGTCCAGAACCAAGCTTACCTTCGCTTCCAACTACTAACAGGACCACACCAAGAAAATCCCGGAGTCGAGTACGCCTGGTTAAAGAACCAGAAATACAAGAAGTTGGGACTTCAAGTAACCAAAACCCCTTGAGGGGGAAAAGGGTTTTGATTGCTGAGGATTCTGTGGTGCTGTGCAAGCTGGCTACGGCCCATGTCACTCGACTCGGTGGAACCGTCGAAGCCTGTGACAATGGAGCAAAAGCTGTGGAGTTAGTTTGCAATGGTCTACGCAATAATACGAAGAATAACGCCTCCATCATTCTTCCCTACGATTACATTCTAATGGACTGCGAG ATGCCAGAAATGGATGGATATGAAGCAACAAAACGCATAAGGGAGGAGGAACAGCAGTATGGCGTTCATATCCCGATCATTGCATTAACTGCTCATTCAAATGGGGAGGAAGCGAAGAGGACAATCGAGGCTGGAATGGATTATCATTTATCAAAGCCGCTTAAAAGGGAAACTCTGACGGGAGCCATTGAGTATATGAACAGCagatga